In Chroicocephalus ridibundus chromosome 4, bChrRid1.1, whole genome shotgun sequence, one genomic interval encodes:
- the LOC134514862 gene encoding uromodulin-like yields the protein MRCLLLVSALCLAGCEGNKSELASPHGLRQGVALRLKRSPDACLPNPCRHQGDCQVMEDRPVCSCKPGFTGALCQDVVLKLACKEEHMKMMVRKEVFEHLKIPQELVHLKNRACKVSEREEEGELFFAAILTGENHTACGSVIQQNNSHVSYSNIIESEREARGGMISRSFQLEVHFSCIYAYEQVVKLPFALTAVDKLVQFMVREGHFNVSMTLYKTPSYLQPYHLPTTGIPIMNTLYVLLKIEGEGQHHLRYYLLSVEDCWATPGADPYQDVRHKLIEKGCPHDETVTYLNAIGESTAAKFSFQMFQFVGYPEVFLHCRVRLCITDSPEPCAKQCPRHWRSKRALTDDYSKIVSYGPIHLLAAPSLGVETHHSRADQQDLGGPNLWLPGALILLCALGVLTAAAAAVSARRQTV from the exons ATGAGATGTTTGCTGCTGGTCTCTGCCCTCTGCCTGGCTGGCTGCGAAGGCAACAAGA GTGAGCTGGCAAGCCCGCATGGCCTGAGGCAAGGGGTTGCCCTCCGTCTCAAGAGGAGCCCAGACGCCTGCCTGCCAAACCCGTGCCGGCATCAGGGGGACTGCCAGGTGATGGAGGACAGACCAGTTTGCAGCTGCAAACCAGGCTTCACAGGGGCATTATGTCAAG ATGTGGTACTGAAGTTGGCCTGCAAGGAAGAGCACATGAAGATGATGGTGAGGAAGGAGGTGTTTGAACACTTGAAAATTCCTCAGGAGCTTGTCCACTTGAAGAACCGGGCATGCAAGGTctcagaaagggaagaagagggcGAGCTTTTTTTTGCAGCCATTCTCACGGGTGAAAACCACACTGCCTGCGGATCAGTAATTCAG CAAAACAACTCCCACGTGTCGTATTCCAACATCATTGAGTCAGAGCGGGAAGCGCGTGGGGGTATGATCTCCCGGAGTTTCCAGCTGGAGGTGCATTTCTCCTGCATCTATGCCTATGAGCAGGTGGTGAAACTGCCCTTCGCTCTCACTGCTGTTGACAA GCTGGTGCAGTTCATGGTCAGAGAAGGACACTTCAACGTCAGCATGACACTGTACAAGACTCCCTCCTACCTCCAGCCCTATCACCTGCCGACCACGGGCATCCCCATCATGAACACGCTCTATGTCCTTCTGAAGATAGAAGGAGAAGGACAGCACCACCTCAGATACTACCTGCTGAGTGTTGAGGACTGCTGGGCCACGCCAGGTGCTGATCCCTACCAGGATGTGCGGCACAAGCTCATTGAGAAGGG GTGTCCCCACGATGAAACAGTGACATACCTGAATGCTATTGGAGAGAGCACCGCCGCCAAGTTCAGCTTCCAGATGTTTCAGTTTGTTGGTTACCCCGAGGTGTTCCTGCACTGCCGTGTCCGACTGTGTATCACTGACAGCCCGGAGCCTTGTGCCAAG CAATGCCCCAGGCACTGGAGGAGTAAGCGGGCGTTGACAGATGACTACAGTAAGATTGTCTCCTACGGCCCCATCCACCTGCTGGCTGCTCCTTCCTTGGGAGTAGAGACGCACCATTCCAGGGCTGACCAACAGGACCTGGGGG GACCCAACCTGTGGCTCCCCGGGGCCCTCATTCTGCTGTGTGCGCTTGGTGTGCTCACCGCGGCTGCTGCGGCCGTCAGCGCGAGGCGGCAAACAGTGTAG
- the ADGRG3 gene encoding LOW QUALITY PROTEIN: adhesion G protein-coupled receptor G3 (The sequence of the model RefSeq protein was modified relative to this genomic sequence to represent the inferred CDS: deleted 1 base in 1 codon): MRTRPLPQEELQALGEPGEERAAGTRGAECCGRAGGDQETPRSTMNLLLGTILLLLVLPDAAREQEICAALGRRDRNCQCCNMTVELEERGDGTLIPDLPRRCLELGHSRSPSCACLRGCWFRMLELAGPALRNRLAGLKVLLLNISRAVTRDVLITFSPTEGPRMPNMTEKGKAGKIQLPREMFQSLSSRTVRVVVTVLNIQQLHMFKEVNQTGRVLDNTVVGITVGETSISGLRDPVQLTFAHGQLPPGVTRQCVFWDLSKGQAGGWSISGCVTQPGDKGTVCSCNHLTFFTLLLNPVLDRSTAQALMAVATAGCGVAMAFSIFTIAFCILLRCRFRLEETLRINLGLHVNLGGSLLFLNLAFLLNSGLCNGTQPWTCKVLGGLTHYCLLCCFTWTALEGFHFYLLFVKVLGTYIHHYLAKLCLVGWGFPALIVVVAGAIGSYGEYRIQTVDHQVIARLCWITSKHLLVHYITNCGYFGLIFLFNMAVFGVVTQKSCCLQATGAVQGDRKAWKVALVAAGLFCLLGATWALMFLTYGTSSAPVLYIFTILNSLQGIFIFIWLVVLYYPKTKETTGSLSHIIRHDKTATVSQD; the protein is encoded by the exons ATGAGGACACGGCCGTTGCCTCAGGAGGAGCTGCAAGCCCTGGGGGAgcctggggaggag agagccGCCGGGACAAGGGGAGCAGAGTGttgtgggagggctgggggtgaccAGGAGACCCCACGAAGCACCATGAACctgctcctgggcaccatcctgctgctgctggtgctgcctg ATGCTGCCAGGGAGCAAGAGATCTGTGCCG ccctggggcggCGTGACAGGAACTGCCAGTGTTGCAACATGACGGTGGAGTTGGAAGAGCGAGGCGATGGGACCCTCATCCCCGACTTGCCCCGGCGCTGCCTGGAGCTGGGGCACTCCAGGAGCCCCTCTTGTGCCTGCCTGCGGGGGTGCTGGTTCAG GATGCTGGAGTTGGCAGGGCCAGCTCTGCGCAACAGGCTGGCCGGGCTGAAGGTGCTGCTCCTGAACATCAGCAGGGCTGTCACCCGTGATGTCCTCATCACCTTTTCCCCCACAGAG GGCCCTAGGATGCCAAATATGACAGAGAAGGGGAAGGCAGGCAAAATCCAGCTCcccagagagatgttccagtccctgaGCAGCCGGACAGTGCGCGTGGTGGTGACGGTCCTCAACATCCAGCAGCTTCACATGTTCAAG GAGGTCAACCAGACGGGGCGGGTCCTGGACAACACTGTGGTGGGCATCACAGTGGGAGAGACGAGCATCTCTGGGCTGCGGGACCCTGTGCAGCTCACCTTCGCCCATGGGCAGCTTCCCCCC GGTGTCACGCGGCAATGTGTCTTCTGGGATCTCAGCAAAG ggcaggcaggaggctggagcatcAGCGGATGTGTCACGCagcctggggacaaggggacagtcTGCTCCTGCAACCATCTCAccttcttcaccctcctcctG AATCCAGTTCTGGACAGGTCCACGGCACAAGCCTTGATGGCTGTGGCCACTGCTggctgtggggtggccatggcTTTCTCCATCTTCACCATCGCCTTCTGCATCTTGTTAAG GTGCAGGTTCAGGCTCGAGGAGACCCTCCGCATCAACCTGGGGCTGCATGTGAACCTCGGGGGCAGCCTACTCTTCCTCAACCTGGCCTTCCTGCTCAACAGCGGGCTCTGCAATGGGACCCAGCCATGGACCTGCAAGGTCCTGGGGGGGCTTACCCACTactgcctgctctgctgcttcacCTGGACAGCACTGGAGGGCTTTCACTTCTATCTCCTCTTCGTCAAGGTCCTCGGCACCTACATCCACCACTACCTGGCGAAGCTGTGCCTGGTCGGCTGGG gcttccctgctctcatCGTGGTGGTGGCAGGAGCCATCGGCAGCTACGGAGAATACCGCATCCAGACCGTGGACCACCAGGTCATAGCTCGCCT GTGCTGGATCACTTCCAAACATCTCCTCGTGCACTACATCACCAACTGTGGCTACTTTGGTCTCATCTTCCTCTTCAACATGGCTGTCTTCGGGGTGGTGACCCagaagagctgctgcctgcaggccaCGGGGGCTGTGCAGGGGGACCGTAAGGCCTGGAAGGTGGCCCTGGTGGCAGCAGGGCTCTTCTGCCTGCTGGGAGCCACCTGGGCCCTGATGTTCCTCACCTATGGCACCTCCTCTGCGCCTGTGCTCTACATCTTCACCATCCTCAACTCTCTCCAAG gaatCTTCATATTCATCTGGCTGGTTGTCCTCTACTACCCAAAGACAAAGGAGACCACTGGTTCCCTCTCCCACATCATCAGACATGACAAAACCGCAACAGTCTCCCAGGACTAG
- the ADGRG1 gene encoding adhesion G-protein coupled receptor G1 isoform X2, with protein MKVLLLLLLSPLQGVGASSHREEDFRFCGDRNQTQNSSVIYEHGPATISIENTAQALIIKRPFLPNRRNSYYKYSLPPALGRYRFCVYWFKANRTLKLAYGKQSFILGGDPSSSITRGEESQKTERTSTSIFNVSYISKGGKNTSLDSASEYFFPCRASPEGMPICEEDVEEQLTALESLIAQPLAPAVGATEQQMLRRKLGELEKMLAKVGLEGQNQTFGKATVHATVLRVQPTQAQHLAFASQREEGGEVHGFAVDLPSSLFMMAKEREDWVEHRVLLMDINSQTMFQDENSSHVLGDKVVGISLVDTVVANLSDPVVLTLFHDPLPRNMTPLCVFWREDTTASSGSWDSYGCTTVTGGSQTDCRCNHLTYFAVLMVSSPEITYIHRDYLSIITYIGCLISALASICTIFFLYFRSKQRDQITSMHIHMNLLGAIFLLDVTFLISEHLASSSSEAVCRAGGLFLHFSLLSCLTWMGIEGYNLYRLVIEVFNAYHDHFLLKLCLVGWGLPFFCVTLIFLASWTNYGPFSIPIYESVGGKSTNATICWITSPLIHNVVNLGFFSLVFLFNSVMLGAMVREILRQNKKGHKLKHVLALFGLSILLGIPWALVFFSFTSGVFRLVSLYIFTIINSLQGFLIFLWYWTMVLQARKSPDSQSSSDSVKLQPNSSQSHFA; from the exons ATGAAGGTCctccttctgctccttctctcccccctccaaG GGGTGGGAGCCAGCAGCCACCGGGAAGAGGACTTCCGCTTCTGCGGTGACCGAAACCAGACCCAGAACAGCTCCGTCATCTATGAGCACGGCCCTGCCACCATCTCCATCGAGAACACAGCCCAAGCGCTGATAATAAAAAGGCCCTTTTTGCCAAACAGGAGAAACTCTTACTACAAGTACAGCTTGCCCCCTGCTTTGGGCAGGTACCGCTTCTGCGTCTACTGGTTCAAGGCCAACAGGACCCTGAAGCTGGCGTACGGGAAGCAGAGCTTCATCCTGGGTGGGGACCCATCCAGCAGCATCACCCGGGGGGAGGAGAGTCAGAAGACTGAGAGAACCAGCACCTCCATCTTCAACGTGTCCTACATCTCAAAGGGCGGGAAGAACACGTCCCTTGACAGTGCATCTGAATACTTCTTCCCTTGTAGAG CCTCTCCAGAGGGTATGCCCATCTGTGAGGAAGATGTGGAAGAGCAGCTCACCGCCTTGGAGAGCCTCATCGCTCAGCCCCTGGCGCCAGCGGTGGGAGCCACGGAGCAGCAGATGCTTCGGCG CAAACTCggggagctggagaagatgtTGGCCAAGGTGGGGCTCGAAGGGCAGAACCAGACCTTTGGGAAGGCCACCGTGCATGCGACTGTACTGAGGGTCCAGCCCACTCAGGCTCAGCATCTGGCCTTTGCTTCCCAAAGAGAG GAGGGCGGAGAGGTCCATGGCTTCGCAGTGGACCTGCCAAGCAGCCTGTTCATGATGGCGAAGGAGAGGGAGGACTGGGTAGAGCACAGGGTGCTCCTCATGGACATCAACAGCCAGACCATGTTCCAG gATGAAAACAGCAGCCACGTCCTGGGTGACAAGGTGGTCGGCATCTCCCTGGTGGACACGGTGGTGGCCAATCTCTCCGACCCAGTGGTCCTCACTTTATTCCACGACCCGCTGCCG AGGAACATGACCCCGCTGTGCGTCTTCTGGCGGGAGGACACCACCG CCAGCTCTGGGAGCTGGGACAGCTACGGTTGTACCACGGTGACGGGAGGCAGCCAGACGGACTGCAGGTGCAACCACCTCACCTACTTTGCTGTGCTGATG gTATCCTCCCCAGAGATCACCTACATACACAGGGATTACCTGAGTATCATAACGTACATTGGCTGCCTGATCTCAGCTTTGGCATCCATTTGCACCATCTTCTTCCTCTACTTCAG GAGCAAGCAGCGAGACCAGATCACAAGCATGCACATCCACATGAACCTGCTGGGTGCCATCTTCCTCCTGGATGTCACCTTCCTCATCTCCGAGCACTTGGCTTCCAGCAGCAGCGAGGCAGTCTGCAGAGCCGGCGGTCTGTTCctgcacttctccctcctgagcTGCCTCACCTGGATGGGCATCGAGGGCTACAACCTCTACCGGCTTGTGATTGAAGTCTTCAATGCCTACCATGACCACTTCCTCCTCAAGCTCTGCCTGGTGGGCTGGG GACTCCCTTTCTTCTGTGTGACGCTGATCTTCCTGGCTAGCTGGACGAACTATGGCCCCTTCTCCATTCCTATCTACGAATCCGTTGGTGGCAAATCCACCAACGCAACCAT aTGCTGGATTACGAGCCCCCTGATACATAACGTCGTGAATCTGGGTTTCTTCAGCCTGGTGTTCCTCTTTAACTCAGTCATGCTGGGGGCCATGGTCCGGGAAATCCTCCGGCAGAACAAGAAGGGCCACAAGCTCAAGCACGTCCTCGCCCTCTTTGGGTTGAGCATCCTGCTGGGCATCCCCTGGGCACTGGtcttcttctccttcacctccGGAGTCTTTCGCCTCGTCTCGCTTTACATCTTCACCATCATCAACTCCCTCCAAG gtttcctcatcttcctctggTACTGGACCATGGTGCTGCAGGCGAGGAAGTCCCCTGACTCGCAGAGCAGCTCTGACAGCGTCAAGCTGCAGCCCAACAGCAGCCAGAGCCACTTTGCCTGA
- the ADGRG1 gene encoding adhesion G-protein coupled receptor G1 isoform X1 yields MKVLLLLLLSPLQGVGASSHREEDFRFCGDRNQTQNSSVIYEHGPATISIENTAQALIIKRPFLPNRRNSYYKYSLPPALGRYRFCVYWFKANRTLKLAYGKQSFILGGDPSSSITRGEESQKTERTSTSIFNVSYISKGGKNTSLDSASEYFFPCRGNYFNEMKASPEGMPICEEDVEEQLTALESLIAQPLAPAVGATEQQMLRRKLGELEKMLAKVGLEGQNQTFGKATVHATVLRVQPTQAQHLAFASQREEGGEVHGFAVDLPSSLFMMAKEREDWVEHRVLLMDINSQTMFQDENSSHVLGDKVVGISLVDTVVANLSDPVVLTLFHDPLPRNMTPLCVFWREDTTASSGSWDSYGCTTVTGGSQTDCRCNHLTYFAVLMVSSPEITYIHRDYLSIITYIGCLISALASICTIFFLYFRSKQRDQITSMHIHMNLLGAIFLLDVTFLISEHLASSSSEAVCRAGGLFLHFSLLSCLTWMGIEGYNLYRLVIEVFNAYHDHFLLKLCLVGWGLPFFCVTLIFLASWTNYGPFSIPIYESVGGKSTNATICWITSPLIHNVVNLGFFSLVFLFNSVMLGAMVREILRQNKKGHKLKHVLALFGLSILLGIPWALVFFSFTSGVFRLVSLYIFTIINSLQGFLIFLWYWTMVLQARKSPDSQSSSDSVKLQPNSSQSHFA; encoded by the exons ATGAAGGTCctccttctgctccttctctcccccctccaaG GGGTGGGAGCCAGCAGCCACCGGGAAGAGGACTTCCGCTTCTGCGGTGACCGAAACCAGACCCAGAACAGCTCCGTCATCTATGAGCACGGCCCTGCCACCATCTCCATCGAGAACACAGCCCAAGCGCTGATAATAAAAAGGCCCTTTTTGCCAAACAGGAGAAACTCTTACTACAAGTACAGCTTGCCCCCTGCTTTGGGCAGGTACCGCTTCTGCGTCTACTGGTTCAAGGCCAACAGGACCCTGAAGCTGGCGTACGGGAAGCAGAGCTTCATCCTGGGTGGGGACCCATCCAGCAGCATCACCCGGGGGGAGGAGAGTCAGAAGACTGAGAGAACCAGCACCTCCATCTTCAACGTGTCCTACATCTCAAAGGGCGGGAAGAACACGTCCCTTGACAGTGCATCTGAATACTTCTTCCCTTGTAGAGGCAATTACTTTAACGAAATGAAGG CCTCTCCAGAGGGTATGCCCATCTGTGAGGAAGATGTGGAAGAGCAGCTCACCGCCTTGGAGAGCCTCATCGCTCAGCCCCTGGCGCCAGCGGTGGGAGCCACGGAGCAGCAGATGCTTCGGCG CAAACTCggggagctggagaagatgtTGGCCAAGGTGGGGCTCGAAGGGCAGAACCAGACCTTTGGGAAGGCCACCGTGCATGCGACTGTACTGAGGGTCCAGCCCACTCAGGCTCAGCATCTGGCCTTTGCTTCCCAAAGAGAG GAGGGCGGAGAGGTCCATGGCTTCGCAGTGGACCTGCCAAGCAGCCTGTTCATGATGGCGAAGGAGAGGGAGGACTGGGTAGAGCACAGGGTGCTCCTCATGGACATCAACAGCCAGACCATGTTCCAG gATGAAAACAGCAGCCACGTCCTGGGTGACAAGGTGGTCGGCATCTCCCTGGTGGACACGGTGGTGGCCAATCTCTCCGACCCAGTGGTCCTCACTTTATTCCACGACCCGCTGCCG AGGAACATGACCCCGCTGTGCGTCTTCTGGCGGGAGGACACCACCG CCAGCTCTGGGAGCTGGGACAGCTACGGTTGTACCACGGTGACGGGAGGCAGCCAGACGGACTGCAGGTGCAACCACCTCACCTACTTTGCTGTGCTGATG gTATCCTCCCCAGAGATCACCTACATACACAGGGATTACCTGAGTATCATAACGTACATTGGCTGCCTGATCTCAGCTTTGGCATCCATTTGCACCATCTTCTTCCTCTACTTCAG GAGCAAGCAGCGAGACCAGATCACAAGCATGCACATCCACATGAACCTGCTGGGTGCCATCTTCCTCCTGGATGTCACCTTCCTCATCTCCGAGCACTTGGCTTCCAGCAGCAGCGAGGCAGTCTGCAGAGCCGGCGGTCTGTTCctgcacttctccctcctgagcTGCCTCACCTGGATGGGCATCGAGGGCTACAACCTCTACCGGCTTGTGATTGAAGTCTTCAATGCCTACCATGACCACTTCCTCCTCAAGCTCTGCCTGGTGGGCTGGG GACTCCCTTTCTTCTGTGTGACGCTGATCTTCCTGGCTAGCTGGACGAACTATGGCCCCTTCTCCATTCCTATCTACGAATCCGTTGGTGGCAAATCCACCAACGCAACCAT aTGCTGGATTACGAGCCCCCTGATACATAACGTCGTGAATCTGGGTTTCTTCAGCCTGGTGTTCCTCTTTAACTCAGTCATGCTGGGGGCCATGGTCCGGGAAATCCTCCGGCAGAACAAGAAGGGCCACAAGCTCAAGCACGTCCTCGCCCTCTTTGGGTTGAGCATCCTGCTGGGCATCCCCTGGGCACTGGtcttcttctccttcacctccGGAGTCTTTCGCCTCGTCTCGCTTTACATCTTCACCATCATCAACTCCCTCCAAG gtttcctcatcttcctctggTACTGGACCATGGTGCTGCAGGCGAGGAAGTCCCCTGACTCGCAGAGCAGCTCTGACAGCGTCAAGCTGCAGCCCAACAGCAGCCAGAGCCACTTTGCCTGA